A portion of the Stigmatella aurantiaca DW4/3-1 genome contains these proteins:
- a CDS encoding DUF2403 domain-containing lipoprotein: MKNLRKTFRLTALVLSGLMGSACESTQPEEGAPEGPAPEAGEERPGEVPDTYDAVDCPAGNTAALQDLGDDLPDGTGTSVSTMSILNVGGTGSYQRVTNMLPGVWGQSCPSNACQKATSNVSGALAPFNEELTVNFRGPMELYDIAVYKPDAASWKRVSSWNRCASTNLTFFNNLGGTGSGEWTLCGGNSQSYASADAKTAVAAPTRFTGTLGNRVEMNILADQPCVGTGDASECGFYRGVTRHGWAGAKLFAIRARMPRYTGPITEYYDDVPAIWMLNARVVRTAQYGCNCRGMGSPGGCGELDVAEVLHGEHPMHATSTIYSFEGATGSGPNYFMRPVKESATFIVLFDASGKVQMLRLKADAFNFADTVSNATVSEWLARKGVTMSLP, translated from the coding sequence ATGAAGAACCTCAGGAAGACGTTCCGGCTCACCGCCCTGGTGCTGTCTGGGCTCATGGGAAGCGCGTGTGAAAGCACCCAGCCCGAGGAGGGCGCGCCAGAGGGGCCCGCGCCGGAAGCCGGCGAGGAGCGGCCTGGCGAAGTTCCGGACACGTACGACGCCGTGGACTGCCCCGCGGGCAACACCGCGGCCCTCCAGGATCTGGGAGATGACCTGCCGGACGGCACGGGCACCTCCGTGTCCACCATGAGCATCCTGAACGTGGGCGGCACGGGCTCGTACCAGCGCGTGACGAACATGCTGCCCGGCGTCTGGGGACAGTCCTGTCCCTCGAATGCCTGTCAGAAGGCCACCTCGAACGTGAGCGGCGCACTCGCGCCCTTCAACGAGGAGCTGACGGTCAACTTCCGCGGGCCGATGGAGCTGTATGACATCGCGGTCTACAAGCCGGACGCCGCGTCCTGGAAGCGCGTGTCCTCGTGGAACCGCTGCGCCTCCACGAACCTCACCTTCTTCAACAACCTGGGGGGCACGGGCAGCGGGGAGTGGACCCTGTGCGGCGGCAACAGCCAGAGCTACGCCTCCGCGGACGCGAAGACGGCCGTCGCGGCCCCCACGCGCTTCACCGGCACGCTCGGCAACCGGGTGGAGATGAACATCCTGGCGGATCAGCCCTGCGTGGGCACGGGGGATGCCAGCGAGTGCGGCTTCTACCGGGGCGTCACCCGCCACGGCTGGGCGGGCGCGAAGCTGTTCGCCATCCGGGCGCGCATGCCGCGCTACACGGGGCCCATCACCGAGTACTACGACGATGTGCCCGCCATCTGGATGCTCAACGCGCGCGTGGTGCGCACCGCGCAGTATGGCTGCAACTGCCGGGGCATGGGCTCCCCGGGCGGCTGCGGTGAGCTGGACGTGGCCGAGGTGCTCCACGGCGAGCACCCCATGCACGCCACCAGCACCATCTACTCCTTCGAGGGGGCCACCGGCAGCGGGCCGAACTACTTCATGCGCCCGGTGAAGGAGAGCGCCACCTTCATCGTCCTCTTCGACGCGAGCGGGAAGGTGCAGATGCTGCGGCTCAAGGCCGATGCCTTCAACTTCGCCGACACCGTCTCCAATGCCACCGTCTCCGAGTGGCTGGCGCGAAAGGGCGTCACGATGTCCCTGCCGTGA